Proteins encoded in a region of the Podospora pseudopauciseta strain CBS 411.78 chromosome 6, whole genome shotgun sequence genome:
- a CDS encoding hypothetical protein (EggNog:ENOG503NUSW; BUSCO:EOG09263BE5; COG:E), with protein MRETAEMKVDPTRASALISQLQGVKDKIAAVAKGRPVRLVAVSKLKPANDILVLHEAPETKHLHFGENYSQELTQKAELLPRTIQWHFIGGLQSKHTKNLAKIPNLFCVSSIDTLKKAELLDKYRDDQIAAATNPDIFGKIKVHVQVNTSGEESKSGCAPGQETVELCKKIENECPNLELLGLMTIGAIARSRETTPENENEDFQVLREQRDLVRKELGLGKERLLELSMGMSEDFEGAIAMGSDEVRVGSTIFGVRGPKSEAVVVA; from the exons ATGAGAGAGACTGCCGAAATGAAAGTAGACCCAACCAGAGCCAGCGCCCTCATCTCGCAATTACAGGGCGTCAAAGATAAAATCGCCGCCGTTGCCAAGGGGCGTCCT GTACGACTCGTAGCAGTCTCCAAACTCAAACCCGCGAACgacatcctcgtcctccatgAAGCCCCTGAGACAAAACATCTCCACTTTGGGGAGAACTACTCGCAAGAACTGACCCAAAAAGCCGAGCTCCTCCCCAGGACGATTCAATGGCACTTCATCGGCGGTCTTCAATCAAAACACACCAAAAACCTCGCCAAAATCCCCAACCTCTTTTGCGTCTCCAGCATCGACACCCTCAAAAAGGCTGAGCTCCTTGACAAGTACCGCGATGATCAAATTGCTGCAGCGACCAACCCGGATATTTTCGGCAAGATCAAAGTTCATGTGCAGGTCAACACTTCGGGGGAAGAGTCCAAGTCGGGATGTGCACCAGGGCAGGAGACAGTGGAGCTGTGCAAGAAGATCGAGAATGAGTGCCCAAATTtggagttgttggggttgatgacTATTGGAGCAATTGCACGGAGTAGGGAAACGACACCGGAGAATGAGAATGAGGATTTTCAGGTGTTGAGGGAGCAGAGGGAtttggtgaggaaggagctTGGGTTGGGGAAAGAGAGACTGCTGGAGTTGAGTATGGGGATGAGTGAGGACTTTGAGGGGGCGATTGCGATGGGGAGTGatgaggtgagggtggggagtACGATTTTTGGGGTGAGGGGGCCGAAGAGtgaggctgttgttgttgcttag
- a CDS encoding hypothetical protein (EggNog:ENOG503PDBE) produces MKFTTGLALLSALATSTAQILVPPGPVKGPNTLVFKQIGGIPNNECLTFTNSGEIVQAACAWTHADRQVTPGKILGTDVLIVQRGFAAPFRGDLVGKTACVAFNETTFRAEDCSRNDLLFVRFDVGNGRIQANGAPVCLSGYDSKAFVKIDVGLQRCSQFTITAVAPTRP; encoded by the exons ATGAAGTTCACCACCGGTCTTGCTCTTCTGAGCGCTCTTGCCACCTCCACGGCTCAGATCCTCGTCCCTCCAGGACCCGTCAAGGGCCCCAATACTCTTGTCTTCAAGCAGATTGGCGGCATCCCCAACAATGAGTGCTTGACCTTCACCAACAGC GGCGAGATCGTCCAAGCCGCCTGCGCCTGGACACACGCCGACAGACAAGTCACTCCCGGCAAGATCTTGGGGACCGACGTCCTCATTGTCCAGCGGGGCTTTGCTGCCCCCTTTCGTGGTGACCTTGTCGGCAAGACAGCCTGCGTTGCCTTCAACGAGACCACCTTCCGCGCCGAGGACTGCTCGAGGAACGACCTGCTGTTTGTCAGATTCGATGTTGGTAACGGCCGGATTCAGGCCAATGGCGCGCCCGTTTGCTTGAGCGGGTATGATAGCAAGGCTTTCGTCAAAATTGATGTCGGCCTCCAGAGGTGCTCGCAGTTCACCATCACTGCTGTTGCGCCTACCAGGCCATAA
- a CDS encoding hypothetical protein (COG:S; EggNog:ENOG503NZ83): protein MAPVERDTPRDLRHQHSASLSDHGRALVPMWDSSDPERAPPPLPLNPQSPIVSRTGTSSAIQSAHAALAEKARENAALVPHVPKHQRLEVSPERPLPIPGMAPTPLGANTHRRMNSLQPTSVKDMSMMIEAGSSPARELPVQRSPEKNTRPVTPSRNARNSWIEPKDEKDYFGHSGDDRTTLKPGPSLTPIIRPTARRATHQSILGENTPPPSATMLALQNMSTQSNTHLPSTNTNLYSSPMGPKPPPPSIEPEKPQSPPPQPQAHSQPLGDITNNSHAMVQVAKVPESLDLLSNQILTLTDIATTLQKEMSLLSRRSRDNATDLLSLKEATNARDEDIRKSLRDLITESKARAANRDLYGGPLLLEGRHHTTSPTQLSKSVRPFSLPRIPSPNSFAASFDRESMLSTPSLVGSETGTNSTTVTLVEKIIRDMATKEGQENLGHKLSDLAGKLSGMATADKIEELARFIKENQQQAVIAAAAGGAGGGGGGGNKNRSWDVGEDDDDDSPSNSSRLLQGGGDVNEEVYKAIKTVKDSLANAGGLTAEVKALVVKLRGEVLHMGRDLGQKFEELLAEGVLSNGEGDGNKADMQRIIEQGLAQMSEQMNKILRDYRYTGGSGGDASTEAHALTGPREAHQFDSQELYNAMRAALKDTHPRTPDLRREDVMQAVKDAWEKYKPEIEIQQIGLEREEVLECLAQGLADFKRPLGATKDEVFSAVAEGLRNYQPPKVEMLRKQDILEVVTECLGEWEVPQPPKAGDEVTREDVLDAVREGLLALPPPPEPKGVSRDDIIDAVADALDAFDFSKTVSEALVTQPVTKGDVAEAVRQALKGLDLSDDMLDAVQEGLRGQEEKVRQAVEQGLKGFDIEALAAMIPRPDLSRVDVADAVKEGLEFLDLSRDDVADAVKDGLEKMDLTNTLSKSVAEAVKKVLEDHNFGSSSHSANNERALVPRSASTGSHIPMPSHPSFSGSEIPMNASPGSSVSKSDIEEAVKSALDSLDFSLDVSDAVKTTLDGFDFAAAAGSSSGATKSDLSKADVVDAVKEGIRALDLSTEIAADVIDIVKKELEQGDSAKSQDPEAMVAAVKRGLQEVDLTTEIATDLIESVRKEFQTLSSGSAVISANATSPAASNEEVLAKLQEIRDTMVAEFKAATEESKKSTVDSDGLEKLRSEIESYVDRVKGESSSSEDKEEFMQDLLKTLDGFRDEVGELVLKSTDSSKTMLKEELESLREVVNSSMVPVTPQAGMYTQEVLMAIQEGLSSLRAEVSSRPIAGLTEILDALQEGLGDIRVSINNLRDKPADLTANDEILEALKAGLDSVRADIDDMRKSTSNELALVKKAQDNDEEEIKARAIIPVEKTVQKDDIKNLETLLTQLGKKVEVMQATSVPDPDAMSKEDARRMEDTIRQVQESVAKLPSQVPLASMEDALKKIQATVIEMSTRDPPPRKPREPRVPSENDEPALREDVEAIETILRNTKARLDDLIDGEQGVRKDHIDALEALILETRESLAGLVSHVDTLSKKDNIDALETLILETRESVGGVASQLEIVSQKEDILKVESLVNQVVAAFDEMKERHEKALDDPERITKTDVEAVEAVCLDTKVLIENIMKVDLASLSTKENMDNLELQLGELKECMDFHALDAQKATEDRQAEIVGVGERVGEVKAILEDFHGVLRGKLEEGAKGVDSIHLLLDGFSTTIKEAITKNDTVGDDLKVMLDALKTDVEESKAGFSTANLETNEKVQAASDTVIAKLDERIADLMGKYDEFQLLHEERAAKGEKRDANMEAAVVGNKAIAEELKQLVDTLGSAVTDSMERMEEASKTVFERVEALVTKSDEGQLEAKTEHSLTRDTVQEAITKVGSVNDQVAEYQPKILQTLEDFVSTVGQHYEQLHTKAQAIQERVEIPVEKYDDTAVNEKLDVLVGHTEVADKAFGRLDTLDEVHSQVKATAAELAIFIAAQTQRIADEHEDKEKILQETIVALERKLEEKQQVEAQISDLREEQERLKQYISVTLPQEQEQITIAFMSNLQSEEARLKETITSLKEEQELLKETFLSNLKEEQTRIMEANVALKAEQDQLKESFIANLKEEQARIMETNVALKEEQDKLKETFLANLREEEDRLKELNDALREEQQTIRDTYLANLREEESLLKEINAGLRADQEALRESFIKSFQEEELRLREVNQQLRADNDKLQVTLKEENDLLKAALKEEYEQAKAQLKEEHEQLKAQLKAEQEALKATFKAEQEELRASMKEDNDRLKIELLSNLMEEETRVKEANAALRVEHDNLKTAFLAELKEEEERIKTSLADLRLDQEDLNSRKNNLCSELSTLEAACKFRREEVEDLTTQSEHMERKVLEGVMDLSKVLLMKKTASGLPEKKGPGGGNREFSSTLSRKRVVSGQQPLNTAGPNKARGTSAAISIALAQSGLSPEAKRNFSLTQISNNIPAGGIKRSQSVRNPAGGAASRGLRKESWTPMAATPKSRAASGNKAGKGYGDLMGDREVEGEDKENVPVVKEDEEEQVEIPQETEEIKVDEIPVDESEDEAESVAGDEATPVEGAAAPVVEEEESSESEDDNDEEEVEQKDGTALAAAKAAASSRASSPELEEASSSSESESEDEEEVIDQPKTEAATTETKTADDAASEFTDDDIEHVEAESESESESENEKEAEEPTLTGDKLRKVSSGTTVVTPRGGDDEFSSSEESDFDDGASDWTNPPAALGTETNITALESEVGTPVEEKRKGA from the exons ATGGCGCCCGTCGAGAGGGACACCCCGCGCGACCTAAGACACCAACATTCCGCCTCTCTTTCGGATCACGGCCGAGCCTTGGTTCCCAT GTGGGACAGCTCTGACCCCGAGAGGGCTCCTCCCCCACTTCCTCTCAACCCCCAGTCCCCCATTGTGTCGAGGACAGGAACTAGTAGTGCCATCCAGTCCGCCCATGCTGCCCTGGCTGAGAAGGCCCGGGAGAATGCCGCACTGGTGCCCCACGTACCCAAGCATCAGCGCCTCGAAGTCTCACCAGAACGCCCATTGCCCATCCCAGGCATGGCTCCCACACCCCTAGGCGCCAACACCCACCGCCGAATGAACTCTCTCCAGCCCACCTCGGTCAAGGATATGAGCATGATGATCGAGGCCGGCAGTTCCCCGGCGAGAGAACTTCCCGTACAAAGGTCCCCCGAGAAGAACACCCGGCCCGTTACCCCTTCGAGAAACGCAAGGAACTCCTGGATAGAACccaaggacgagaaggacTACTTCGGCCATAGCGGCGATGATAGGACAACATTGAAACCGGGTCCTAGTTTGACACCCATCATCCGCCCGACTGCCCGCCGGGCTACTCACCAGAGTATTCTGGGAgaaaacaccccccctccgtCAGCTACCATGCTCGCGCTACAGAATATGAGCACCCAGTCTAACACTCACCTTCCTAGCACCAACACCAATCTCTACAGCTCCCCGATGGgtcccaaacccccccctcccagcatAGAGCCCGAGAAACCGCAATCGCCTCCGCCCCAACCGCAGGCGCACTCACAACCCTTAGGAGATATCACCAACAATTCGCATGCCATGGTCCAGGTAGCCAAGGTACCTGAGTCCCTGGATCTTCTTTCTAACCAGATTCTTACCCTCACGGATATTGCGACAACGCTCCAAAAGGAAATGTCTCTTCTCAGTCGACGTTCCCGTGACAATGCCACCGATCTTCTCAGCCTCAAGGAAGCGACCAATGCCCGCGACGAGGATATCCGCAAGAGTCTCCGAGACCTCATTACCGAGAGCAAAGCCAGAGCGGCCAACCGCGACCTCTATGGTGGTCCCCTGTTACTGGAAGGTCGTCATcacaccacctctcccactcaACTCAGTAAATCCGTCCGGCCATTTTCTCTTCCGCGTATTCCGTCCCCTAACAGCTTTGCAGCTTCCTTTGATCGCGAATCCATGTTGAGTACCCCATCCCTGGTCGGTTCGGAAACCGGAACAAACTCGACGACTGTCACCCTGGTAGAGAAGATCATACGGGATATGGCTACCAAGGAGGGACAGGAGAACCTGGGCCACAAACTCTCGGACCTCGCCGGTAAACTCTCTGGAATGGCCACTGCTGACAAAATCGAGGAACTTGCCAGGTTTATCAAGGAGAATCAACAACAGGCTGTCATCGCTGCCGCTGcgggcggtgctggtggcggcggcggcggggggaACAAGAATCGCAGCTGGGATGTTGgggaagatgacgacgatgataGCCCTAGTAACTCGAGCCGACTTTTGCAGGGCGGTGGAGACGTGAATGAGGAGGTTTACAAGGCTATCAAAACTGTCAAAGATAGCTTAGCCAACGCTGGCGGGCTTACTGCAGAGGTCAAGGCGTTGGTTGTCAAGCTCCGGGGCGAGGTGCTACATATGGGACGCGACCTCGGGCAGAAGTTTGAAGAATTGCTCGCTGAGGGCGTGCTTAGCAACGGTGAGGGAGACGGCAACAAGGCAGACATGCAGCGCATTATCGAGCAAGGCCTGGCCCAAATGTCGGAGCAAATGAATAAGATCCTCAGGGATTACCGCTATACCGGCGGTAGTGGAGGTGATGCTTCGACAGAGGCCCATGCGCTGACCGGTCCGCGCGAGGCTCATCAGTTTGACTCGCAGGAGCTCTACAACGCTATGCGCGCCGCCCTCAAGGATACCCACCCAAGGACTCCCGACTTGAGGAGAGAGGACGTCATGCAGGCTGTTAAGGATGCTTGGGAGAAGTACAAGCCCGAGATCGAGATTCAGCAAATTgggctggagagggaggaggttctcGAGTGTCTGGCGCAGGGCTTGGCTGACTTCAAGCGACCGCTGGGCGCGACAAAGGACGAGGTCTTTTCTGCTGTGGCGGAGGGATTGAGAAACTATCAGCCACCCAAGGTCGAGATGTTGCGGAAGCAGGACATTCTCGAGGTAGTTACGGAGTGCCTTGGAGAATGGGAGGTTCCACAGCCACCCAAGGCTGGTGACGAGGTCACGCGGGAGGATGTGCTTGATGCCGTTAGAGAAGGACTTCTTGCTTTGCCGCCACCGCCTGAACCAAAGGGGGTTAGCAGGGACGATATCATCGATGCTGTCGCCGATGCCTTGGACGCCTTTGATTTCAGCAAAACAGTTTCTGAGGCGCTTGTCACACAGCCGGTCACAAAGGGAGATGTAGCTGAGGCCGTGAGACAGGCTTTGAAGGGACTGGATTTGTCTGATGACATGTTGGATGCTGTACAGGAAGGTCTGAGGGGACAGGAGGAAAAGGTACGACAGGCGGTTGAGCAAGGACTCAAGGGCTTTGATATTGAGGCTCTGGCGGCCATGATTCCCCGACCGGACTTGTCGCGCGTTGATGTTGCGGACGCAGTCAAGGAAGGACTTGAATTCCTCGACCTGAGCAGAGACGATGTTGCCGATGCCGTCAAGGATGGCTTGGAAAAGATGGACTTGACCAACACGCTCTCCAAGTCTGTGGCAGAGGCCGTCAAGAAAGTGCTGGAGGACCACAACTTTGGCAGCTCTTCTCATTCGGCCAACAATGAGAGGGCGCTGGTGCCCAGAAGCGCTAGTACGGGCTCTCATATTCCTATGCCATCGCACCCATCTTTTTCTGGTTCCGAGATTCCGATGAATGCCTCTCCTGGCTCATCAGTTTCGAAATCCGACATTGAAGAGGCCGTCAAGTCCGCCCTCGACTCGCTCGACTTTTCGCTTGATGTGTCAGATGCTGTCAAGACTACACTCGATGGCTTTGACTTTGCGGCCGCTGCTGGTTCCAGCTCAGGTGCAACCAAGTCTGACTTGTCCAAGGCTGATGTTGTCGACGCTGTCAAGGAAGGTATTCGGGCTTTAGATCTTTCCACTGAGATCGCGGCCGATGTGATTGATATCGTCAAAAAGGAGCTTGAGCAAGGAGATTCAGCCAAGAGCCAAGACCCCGAGGCTATGGTCGCGGCTGTTAAGCGTGGCCTTCAGGAGGTTGATCTGACGACTGAGATTGCTACCGACTTGATCGAGTCTGTTCGTAAGGAGTTTCAGACTCTGTCATCTGGGTCCGCAGTTATTTCTGCCAATGCCACTAGCCCAGCTGCCAGTAATGAAGAGGTTCTCGCCAAGTTGCAGGAGATTAGGGACACCATGGTTGCCGAGTTCAAGGCTGCTACTGAAGAGTCCAAGAAGAGCACCGTTGACAGTGACGGTCTTGAGAAGCTCAGGTCCGAGATTGAATCTTACGTTGACCGCGTCAAGGGCGAATCATCATCTTCCGAGGACAAGGAAGAGTTCATGCAGGACTTGCTCAAAACTCTTGATGGCTTCCGCGACGAGGTTGGCGAGCTGGTGCTCAAATCGACTGACAGTTCCAAGACCATGCTcaaggaggagctcgagTCTCTCCGGGAGGTTGTCAACTCCAGCATGGTGCCTGTCACCCCACAGGCTGGCATGTACACCCAGGAAGTTCTCATGGCTATTCAGGAGGGGCTTTCAAGCCTGAGGGCTGAGGTTTCTTCACGGCCGATTGCCGGGCTGACTGAGATTCTCGACGCGCTTCAGGAAGGCCTGGGCGATATCCGAGTCAGCATTAACAACCTCCGCGACAAGCCTGCCGACCTCACCGCCAATGACGAAATTTTGGAAGCTCTGAAAGCTGGCCTCGATAGCGTTAGAGCCGATATCGATGACATGAGGAAGAGCACCAGCAACGAGCTAGctttggtgaagaaggcccaggacaacgacgaggaggagatcaaggccaGAGCTATCATCCCTGTTGAGAAAACCGTCCAGAAGGATGATATCAAAAATCTTGAGACCTTGCTTACCCAGCTGGGCAAAAAGGTTGAGGTGATGCAGGCTACCTCTGTTCCTGATCCTGATGCCATGTCCAAGGAAGACGCCCGCCGCATGGAGGATACGATCCGCCAGGTACAGGAGTCAGTTGCCAAGTTGCCGAGTCAAGTCCCACTTGCTTCGATGGAGGATGCACTCAAGAAGATCCAGGCGACGGTGATTGAGATGTCAACCCGCGATCCGCCCCCCCGCAAGCCAAGGGAACCAAGAGTACCGAGCGAGAATGATGAGCCCGCCCTTagggaggatgttgaggcCATCGAGACCATTCTTCGCAATACCAAGGCTCGTCTGGACGATCTCATTGACGGCGAGCAGGGCGTGCGCAAGGATCATATCGATGCTTTGGAGGCACTCATTCTGGAGACCAGAGAATCCCTTGCCGGCCTGGTCAGTCATGTTGACACCCTATCCAAGAAGGATAACATCGACGCGTTGGAGACGCTCATCCTCGAGACTAGAGAGAGCGTGGGTGGCGTGGCTAGCCAGTTGGAGATTGTTTCTCAGAAGGAAGATATTCTCAAGGTCGAGTCACTGGTCAACCAGGTCGTTGCTGCTTTTGACGAGATGAAAGAGCGCCATGAGAAGGCTTTGGACGACCCCGAGCGAATCACCAAGACCGACGTCGAGGCTGTCGAGGCAGTTTGTCTTGATACCAAGGTGCTCATTGAGAACATCATGAAGGTTGATTTGGCTTCGCTGTCTACAAAGGAGAACATGGACAACCTCGAGCTTCAGCTTGGGGAGCTGAAGGAGTGCATGGATTTCCATGCTCTGGATGCCCAGAAAGCAACGGAGGATAGGCAGGCGGAGATTGTCGGTGTCGGTGagcgggttggggaggtcAAGGCTATTTTGGAGGACTTCCATGGCGTGTTGAGGGgcaagctggaggagggggcaaAGGGGGTGGACTCGATTCATCTTTTGCTTGATGGCTTCAGCACTACTATCAAGGAGGCTATTACCAAGAACGACACTGTTGGCGACGACTTGAAGGTTATGCTTGATGCTCTCAAGACTGATGTCGAGGAGTCCAAGGCTGGTTTTTCGACTGCCAACTTGGAGACCAACGAGAAGGTTCAAGCCGCCAGCGACACTGTCATTGCCAAATTGGATGAGCGGATTGCTGATCTGATGGGCAAGTATGACGAGTTCCAGCTTCTTCATGAGGAACGGGCTGCCAAGGGTGAGAAGCGAGATGCCAACATGGAGGCGGCAGTTGTTGGCAACAAGGCTATTGCTGAGGAGCTCAAACAACTGGTTGATACTCTTGGGTCTGCTGTCACCGACTcgatggagaggatggaggaggcttCCAAGACTGTGTTTGAGCGGGTTGAGGCGCTTGTTACCAAGTCTGATGAAGGCCAGCTTGAGGCCAAGACTGAACATTCCCTCACTCGTGACACAGTTCAAGAGGCCATCACCAAGGTCGGCAGTGTCAATGACCAGGTTGCCGAGTACCAGCCCAAGATTCTTCAGACCCTTGAAGACTTCGTCTCGACGGTTGGTCAGCATTATGAGCAGCTCCACACCAAGGCCCAGGCTATCCAGGAGCGCGTTGAGATTCCTGTCGAAAAGTACGATGACACTGCTGTCAATGAGAAGCTTGATGTTCTTGTCGGCCATACTGAGGTTGCCGACAAGGCGTTCGGGCGGCTGGACACTCTTGACGAGGTTCACTCTCAGGTCAAGGCTACTGCTGCTGAGCTCGCCATCTTCATTGCTGCTCAGACTCAACGCATCGCCGATGAGCAtgaggacaaggagaagataCTTCAGGAGACCATCGTTGCCTTGGAGCGCAAGCTTgaggagaagcagcaggTTGAGGCTCAGATTTCCGATCTTCGCGAGGAACAGGAGCGCCTCAAGCAGTATATCTCTGTCACTCTTCCTCAAGAGCAGGAGCAGATTACCATTGCCTTCATGTCCAACCTTCAGAGCGAAGAGGCCCGACTCAAGGAGACGATCACGTCCCTCaaggaggagcaagagcTCCTCAAGGAGACTTTCTTGTCTAATCTGAAGGAGGAGCAAACCCGGATCATGGAAGCCAACGTCGCCCTTAAGGCTGAACAAGACCAGCTCAAGGAGTCTTTTATCGCCAACCTCAAGGAAGAGCAAGCACGCATCATGGAGACCAATGTTGCCttgaaggaggagcaggataAGCTCAAGGAGACTTTCTTGGCCAACCTtcgtgaagaggaggacaggCTTAAGGAGTTGAACGATGCCCTCCGGGAAGAGCAGCAGACCATCCGTGACACCTATCTCGCCAATCTCAGAGAGGAAGAGTCGCTTCTCAAGGAGATCAATGCCGGCCTTCGCGCTGACCAGGAGGCTCTCCGTGAGAGCTTCATCAAGAGCTTccaggaggaagagctcaGACTTCGCGAGGTCAATCAGCAGCTCCGCGCCGATAACGATAAGCTCCAGGTCACCCTTAAGGAGGAGAATGATTTGCTCAAGGCTGCTCTGAAGGAAGAGTATGAGCAGGCCAAGGCCCAACTCAAGGAGGAGCATGAACAACTCAAGGCCCAGCTGAAAGCTGAGCAAGAGGCTCTCAAGGCCACCTTTAAGGCTGAGCAAGAAGAGCTTCGTGCTTCCATGAAGGAGGACAATGACCGTCTCAAGATTGAGTTGCTCTCTAACCTCATGGAAGAAGAGACCAGAGTCAAGGAAGCCAATGCCGCCCTCCGCGTTGAGCATGACAATCTCAAGACtgccttcttggccgagctcaaggaggaagaggagcgtATCAAGACCAGCCTGGCTGATTTGCGCCTTGACCAAGAGGATCTCAACTCGCGCAAGAACAACCTCTGCTCTGAGCTGTCTACTCTCGAGGCTGCCTGCAAGTTCCGCcgtgaggaggttgaagatcTCACCACCCAGTCCGAGCACATGGAGCGCAAGGTGCTGGAGGGTGTCATGGATCTTTCCAAGGTGTTGCTTATGAAGAAGACTGCCAGCGGCCTGCCCGAGAAGAAGGGTCCCGGTGGCGGCAACAGGGAGTTTTCGTCTACGTTGAGCAGAAAGAGGGTTGTTAGTGGACAGCAACCGCTTAATACTGCCGGTCCGAACAAGGCTAGGGGGACCTCGGCTGCGATCAGTATCGCGCTTGCTCAGTCTGGTCTCAGTCCTGAGGCTAAGAGGAACTTTAGCTTGACGCAGATCAGCAATAACATCCCTGCCGGCGGCATCAAGAGAAGCCAGAGCGTTAGGAACCCTGCTGGCGGTGCTGCGAGCAGGGGCCTTAGGAAGGAGAGCTGGACTCCGATGGCGGCTACGCCTAAGAGCAGGGCTGCGAGTGGGAACAAGGCTGGGAAGGGGTATGGGGATTTGATGGGGGATcgagaggtggagggggaggataaGGAGAATGTCCCGGTTGTcaaggaagatgaggaggagcaggttgAGATTCCCCAAGAGACTGAGGAGATCAAGGTTGATGAGATTCCGGTTGATGAATCGGAGGATGAGGCTGAGTCGGTGGCTGGTGATGAGGCTACTCCTGTTGAgggggctgctgctcctgttgttgaggaggaggagagcagtGAGTCTGAGGATGAtaatgatgaggaagaggttgagcaAAAGGATGGGACTGCTCTTGCCGCTGCCAAGGCCGCTGCTTCTTCCCGTGCTTCTTCGcccgagctggaggaggcgtcttcttcgtcggaGTCTGAatccgaggatgaggaggaggtcatcGACCAGCCCAAGACTGAAGCCGCCACAACTGAAACCAAGACTGCTGACGACGCGGCCTCTGAGTTTACTGACGATGATATTGAACATGTCGAAGCTGAGTCGGAGTCTGAGTCGGAGTCTGAGAATGAAAAAGAAGCTGAAGAGCCCACGTTGACTGGAGACAAGTTGAGAAAGGTCAGCAGTGGCACGACGGTTGTTAC